DNA sequence from the Synechococcus sp. MU1617 genome:
CGAACAGAACATCGATCAGCAGGTGCAACTGTGCGGCTGGGTGGATCGACGCCGTGATCACGGTGGGGTGATTTTCATCGACCTGCGGGACCGCAGCGGCACGGTGCAGATCACGGTGGATCCGGATCTGGGCGCCGAAGCCTTCGCCGTCGCCGAGCATTTGCGCAGCGAAACCGTGCTGCAAGTTGAGGGAAAAGTGCGGGCCCGGCCTGGCGAATCGCTGAACGACAAGCTGGCCACGGGTGCCGTGGAAGTGCTCGCGAGCGGCATCACCGTGCTGAACAGCGTGAAGGGCAACCTGCCCTTCCCCGTATCGGTGCACGACGAGGAAAACACCCGCGAAGAGCTGCGGCTGCGCCATCGCTATTTGGATCTGCGCCGCAAGCGCATGAACGACAACCTGCGGATGCGGGCCCAAACCATCCAGGCCGCCCGTCGCTTCCTGGAGGACGCCGGCTTCATCGAAGTGGAAACCCCAGTGCTGACTCGCTCCACACCGGAAGGTGCCCGCGACTACGTGCTGCCCAGCCGGGTCTGCGGCGGCGAGTGGTTTGCCTTGCCCCAGTCCCCCCAGTTGTTCAAGCAGCTGCTGATGGTGGGCGGCATCGAGCGCTACTACCAGGTGGCCCGCTGTTTCCGCGACGAAGACCTGCGCGCCGACCGCCAGCCGGAATTCACCCAGCTGGACATCGAGATGAGCTTCATGGATCAGGAGCAGATCCTGGAGCTGAACGAATCCCTGATTTGCGCCATATGGAAGGCCGTAAAGGGCATCGAACTGCCGCGGCCCTTCCCCCGCATGACCTGGCATGACGCCATGGAGCGGTACGGCACCGACCGGCCCGACACCCGCTACGGCATGGAGCTCACCAACGTGAGCGACATCGTCAAGGACATGGGCTTCAAAGTGTTCAGCGGTGCCGTGAGGTCCGGCGGCGCAGTGAAGTGCATCGCTGTCCCCGGTGGCAACGACGCGGTGAGCAACGTGCGGATCAAACCCGGCGGAGATGTGTTCAGCGAAGCCCAGAAAGCCGGTGCCGGTGGCCTGGCCTTCATCCGCGTGCGCGATGGCGGTGAGATCGACACGATCGGCGCCATCAAGGACAACCTCAGCGATGAGCAGAAGCAGGAACTGCTCAGCCGCACCGGCGCGGAACCCGGCACCTTGCTGCTGTTCGGCGCCGGCGACACCGCCACGGTGAACAAAGCCCTCGACCGGGTGCGCCAATACCTGGCCAAGGAGCTGGGCATGGTCAAGACCGACCGGGACAACGACCAGTGGAACTTCCTCTGGGTGGTGGACTTCCCGATGTTCGAGTTCAACAGCGACGAGAACCGTTACGAGGCCCTGCACCACCCCTTCTGCGCTCCCAACGCCGAGGATCTCGGCAGTGATGCGTCGAAATGGGGCGACACCCTGCCAGGAGCCAGGGCCCAGGCCTACGACCTTGTGCTCAATGGCCTTGAGCTCGGCGGCGGCTCCCTGCGCATCCATGACTCCGCTCTGCAGCGCCAGGTGTTGCAGACGGTTGGCTTGCCCCTCGAGGAAGCCCAGGAGCAATTCGGCTTCCTGATGGACGCTCTCGATGTAGGCGCACCTCCCCACGGCGGCCTGGCCTTCGGTGTGGACCGAATGGTGATGCTGCTGGCCGGCGAGGAATCCATCCGCGACACCATTGCCTTCCCCAAGACCCAGCAGGCCCGCTGCCTGATGACCAATGCTCCAGGGGGCGTGGCCGACAAGCAGCTGGAGGAACTGCATGTGGCCAGCACCTGGGTCGAGCCCGACCAGGAGGACTGACCACAGAAGCTGAGCTGAGCAGATCCCGAAGGGAATCAGCGCATTTGTCGCACCGCGGTCAACGGCGAGGAACCCTGAAGTTGGACTTCACCAAGGCCAGCTTTTGCCCAGCAAGCCCCGACGGACTGGGGGGACCCGTGAGCGCCGCAGCAGCGGTACGACGGATCTGCTGCGGCTTTATCTCCAGGACATCGGCCGGGTCGACCTGCTCACCAATGAGGAGGAGGTCACCCTGGCCCGTCTGGTGCAGCGCCGCGAAGCCCTACTGCTCCAGCAACGGGAGCTGGCCGAAAGCGATGCCGCCATCGGTGAACTGCATCGTCTCGAAGAACTGCAACGCCGCGAAGCGAACCAGCACAGCCACTGGCCAACCAAGCAGGAATGGGCCCGAGCGGCAGGACTGCCCTTACCCGAGTTGCAGCAGCGGATTGACCTGGGCTACCAGGCCTGGGCGAAACAGGCCCAGCTTGAAGCCAAAGATCTGAAGCTGGCCCTCCGCAACGGTCGACGGGCCAAAGATCACATGATTCAGGCCAACCTGCGCCTGGTGGTGGCGGTAGCCAAGAAGTACCAACAGCGCGGCATGGAAATCCTGGATCTGGTCCAGGAAGGAACGCTCGGGCTGGAGCGGGCCGTGGAAAAGTTCGACCCCACCCGCGGTTTCCGGTTCAGCACCTACGCCTACTGGTGGATCCGTCAGGGGATCACCCGGGCGATCGCCACCCAGAGCCGCACCATCCGTTTGCCCGTTCATGTCACCGAAAAACTGAACCGGATCAAACGGGCCCAGCAGGAGATTGCGAGCAACGAAGGGCGCATCGCCTCGATCGCGGATCTGGCGCGCGAGCTCGGGATCAGTGAAGACACCGTGCGCCAGACCCTGGCCCGGGTGC
Encoded proteins:
- the aspS gene encoding aspartate--tRNA ligase, which gives rise to MRSNGCGDLREQNIDQQVQLCGWVDRRRDHGGVIFIDLRDRSGTVQITVDPDLGAEAFAVAEHLRSETVLQVEGKVRARPGESLNDKLATGAVEVLASGITVLNSVKGNLPFPVSVHDEENTREELRLRHRYLDLRRKRMNDNLRMRAQTIQAARRFLEDAGFIEVETPVLTRSTPEGARDYVLPSRVCGGEWFALPQSPQLFKQLLMVGGIERYYQVARCFRDEDLRADRQPEFTQLDIEMSFMDQEQILELNESLICAIWKAVKGIELPRPFPRMTWHDAMERYGTDRPDTRYGMELTNVSDIVKDMGFKVFSGAVRSGGAVKCIAVPGGNDAVSNVRIKPGGDVFSEAQKAGAGGLAFIRVRDGGEIDTIGAIKDNLSDEQKQELLSRTGAEPGTLLLFGAGDTATVNKALDRVRQYLAKELGMVKTDRDNDQWNFLWVVDFPMFEFNSDENRYEALHHPFCAPNAEDLGSDASKWGDTLPGARAQAYDLVLNGLELGGGSLRIHDSALQRQVLQTVGLPLEEAQEQFGFLMDALDVGAPPHGGLAFGVDRMVMLLAGEESIRDTIAFPKTQQARCLMTNAPGGVADKQLEELHVASTWVEPDQED
- a CDS encoding RpoD/SigA family RNA polymerase sigma factor yields the protein MPSKPRRTGGTRERRSSGTTDLLRLYLQDIGRVDLLTNEEEVTLARLVQRREALLLQQRELAESDAAIGELHRLEELQRREANQHSHWPTKQEWARAAGLPLPELQQRIDLGYQAWAKQAQLEAKDLKLALRNGRRAKDHMIQANLRLVVAVAKKYQQRGMEILDLVQEGTLGLERAVEKFDPTRGFRFSTYAYWWIRQGITRAIATQSRTIRLPVHVTEKLNRIKRAQQEIASNEGRIASIADLARELGISEDTVRQTLARVPRSVSLDTRVGRDQDTQLGDLIEDGHATPEQTLTHDELHNDLEDLLDELTSREAAVLRRRFGLEDDTPQTLAQIGEELKLSRERVRQIETRALLKLRQPQRRSKVRDYIQSLDS